A genomic stretch from Alphaproteobacteria bacterium 33-17 includes:
- a CDS encoding lysine--tRNA ligase → MNRSNFTVSNSHSEEQSQHQVRLAKLEELKSLGINVYPSKFARTHKTVELHEVYASLENGVYTEDEVMVAGRVMSIRNSGMFIDLHDDSGKLQVYTDVKNAPEHVLQVLRNLDLGDFIGARGIVRRTPRGELTVNTLEVNLLSKALLPLPDSYYGLQDVETRYRQRYIDLIINENSRNVLRARSVIISGVRNYLLEHGFLEVETPMLHPIAGGAIAKPFVTHHNTLGIDLYLRIAPELYLKRLIVGGLSERVFEINRCFRNEGISTRHNPEFTSLELYQAYADYHDMISISEGIIQRVCELTNSSMQINFGDKVIDLSGPWPRKSMAELVREKTGVDFLTINSQTEAHEVAKRLGVHLKGNEPWGKVLETIFGEKVEHELIQPTHVTDLPRDISPLAKCKIDDPRLTERFETYMNGWEISNGFSELNDPMDQKDRFMQQVEAKDAGDDEAHEMDHDFITSLEYALPPTGGLGIGLDRLVMILTNSHSIREVIAFPTLKPKND, encoded by the coding sequence ATTAACAGGAGTAATTTTACTGTGAGCAATTCTCATTCAGAAGAACAGAGTCAGCATCAAGTTCGCCTTGCTAAACTTGAGGAATTAAAATCACTTGGTATTAATGTATACCCTTCAAAATTTGCCAGAACCCACAAAACAGTGGAACTTCATGAAGTATATGCATCCTTAGAAAACGGCGTATATACAGAAGACGAGGTTATGGTTGCAGGTCGTGTTATGTCAATTCGTAATAGCGGTATGTTCATTGACCTTCACGATGATTCGGGCAAACTTCAGGTATATACTGATGTAAAAAACGCTCCTGAACATGTACTTCAGGTTTTAAGAAACCTTGATTTAGGTGATTTTATTGGCGCAAGAGGTATTGTACGCCGTACCCCAAGAGGTGAGCTTACTGTAAATACTTTAGAAGTGAACTTACTTTCAAAAGCGTTACTTCCGCTTCCTGATTCATATTATGGGCTGCAGGACGTAGAAACACGTTACAGACAAAGATATATTGACCTGATAATTAACGAAAATTCACGTAACGTGTTAAGGGCAAGATCAGTTATAATTTCTGGCGTTCGTAATTACTTATTGGAGCATGGGTTTTTAGAAGTAGAAACACCAATGCTACACCCGATTGCAGGTGGGGCAATTGCTAAACCTTTCGTTACGCACCATAATACATTAGGTATCGATTTATACCTTAGAATTGCGCCTGAATTATACCTTAAAAGGCTTATAGTTGGTGGTCTTTCTGAAAGAGTATTTGAAATTAACCGTTGCTTTAGAAATGAAGGAATTTCTACAAGACATAACCCCGAATTTACATCACTTGAGCTATATCAGGCTTACGCGGATTATCATGATATGATCAGTATTTCTGAGGGTATTATTCAGAGAGTATGTGAGCTTACAAATAGCTCAATGCAGATTAACTTTGGTGATAAGGTAATTGATTTATCAGGGCCATGGCCAAGAAAATCAATGGCAGAACTTGTAAGAGAAAAAACAGGTGTGGATTTCCTTACCATTAACTCGCAAACTGAAGCTCATGAAGTTGCTAAAAGACTTGGCGTGCACCTTAAAGGTAATGAGCCATGGGGTAAGGTTTTAGAGACAATATTTGGTGAAAAAGTAGAGCATGAGCTTATCCAGCCTACGCATGTTACTGATTTACCTAGAGATATTTCACCACTTGCTAAATGCAAAATCGATGATCCAAGGCTTACAGAGCGTTTTGAGACATATATGAACGGCTGGGAAATCTCTAACGGGTTCTCTGAGCTTAATGACCCAATGGATCAAAAAGACCGCTTTATGCAGCAGGTTGAGGCAAAAGATGCAGGTGATGACGAAGCCCATGAGATGGATCATGACTTTATTACATCGCTTGAATACGCTCTTCCGCCTACAGGTGGCTTAGGTATTGGTCTTGACAGGTTAGTTATGATTCTTACTAACTCTCACTCAATTCGTGAAGTTATAGCATTTCCAACCCTAAAACCTAAGAACGACTAA
- a CDS encoding alanine racemase: MYHVCEVHVDLDAIASNYKYMSNISSKVCPVVKADSYGIGAYKIVERLVKEGSDTFFVATLEEALELRESFKNTVFYTLLGLHDDPEVFYRNNIYPVINSLNQLEKAAKFGKSDFKAAIQFDTGMSRNGMTPSEMHEMLDKNLHKQIDLKLVMSHLASSEEKDNLFNQMQLERFKHIASYFPHVPKSLANSGGILLGKDYHFDIVRPGIATYGYVPDKEFLPAVKMYAKILEIHTYKAGSTVGYNQTHLLVSDRILATIGVGYADGLSRAISNLGEVYYKNYRLPILGRVSMDTIIVDITDYVNEITGDFLTVFETKEQMFNIAVSSQTIPYEILTSIGKRFRFHYHG, encoded by the coding sequence ATGTATCACGTTTGTGAAGTGCATGTAGATTTAGATGCTATTGCTTCTAACTATAAATATATGTCAAATATCTCTAGTAAAGTTTGTCCTGTTGTAAAAGCTGATAGCTATGGTATTGGCGCTTATAAAATCGTTGAGCGCCTTGTAAAAGAAGGCTCAGATACTTTTTTTGTAGCCACCTTAGAAGAAGCATTAGAACTTCGCGAGTCTTTTAAAAATACTGTTTTTTATACGTTACTTGGTCTTCATGATGACCCCGAAGTATTTTACAGAAATAATATTTACCCTGTTATAAACTCACTAAACCAATTAGAAAAAGCAGCTAAATTTGGCAAATCTGATTTTAAAGCAGCAATTCAGTTTGATACGGGTATGAGCCGTAATGGCATGACGCCATCTGAGATGCATGAAATGCTTGATAAAAATTTACATAAGCAAATTGATCTTAAACTAGTAATGTCGCATTTAGCATCAAGCGAAGAAAAGGATAATCTGTTTAACCAAATGCAGCTTGAGCGTTTTAAACATATCGCATCCTACTTCCCGCATGTTCCAAAAAGCCTTGCAAATTCTGGCGGAATTTTACTTGGAAAAGACTATCACTTTGACATAGTAAGACCTGGTATCGCAACATATGGGTACGTACCGGATAAAGAATTTTTACCAGCTGTAAAAATGTATGCGAAAATTTTAGAGATTCATACTTATAAAGCAGGATCAACAGTAGGCTATAATCAAACTCATTTACTTGTAAGCGACAGAATTTTGGCAACCATTGGCGTAGGTTATGCCGATGGTTTATCAAGAGCAATCAGCAACCTTGGCGAAGTATATTATAAAAATTATAGATTACCAATTCTTGGTAGAGTTTCTATGGATACTATAATTGTAGATATTACCGATTATGTAAATGAAATCACAGGCGACTTTTTAACTGTGTTTGAAACTAAAGAACAAATGTTTAATATAGCAGTAAGCTCACAAACTATACCTTATGAGATTCTTACCTCTATAGGCAAAAGATTCAGATTCCATTATCATGGGTAA
- a CDS encoding tRNA pseudouridine(38-40) synthase TruA, translated as MIRYKITIEYKGTRYYGWQIQPGLPTVQEEIEKAIFAFSHYKAEVYGSGRTDKGVHATGQVAHFDLPKEYDTHKLVRSINHFLQEEDIVVLDCEKVESDFHARYSAIRRTYQYRIINRSSPSAIYKNLSWVRHLPLDPEKMQEGANVLIGHHDFTSFRATMCQAKSPIITVDNIRIISENYPEIIIEVSARSFLHHMVRNIVGTLRKVGEGELTPKDVQNILDAKNRAAAEMTAPADGLFLCKVDYS; from the coding sequence ATGATCCGCTATAAAATCACCATAGAATATAAAGGTACTCGCTATTATGGCTGGCAAATTCAGCCAGGACTTCCTACTGTTCAGGAGGAAATAGAAAAAGCTATTTTTGCCTTTTCTCATTATAAAGCAGAGGTTTATGGGTCAGGCAGAACTGATAAAGGGGTGCATGCAACAGGGCAGGTTGCCCATTTTGACCTTCCAAAAGAGTATGATACTCATAAACTGGTTAGATCCATTAACCATTTTTTGCAAGAAGAAGATATTGTTGTGCTTGATTGTGAAAAAGTAGAGTCAGATTTTCATGCAAGATATTCAGCAATTAGAAGAACTTACCAATATAGAATTATCAATCGCAGTAGCCCAAGTGCTATTTATAAAAACCTGTCCTGGGTACGTCATCTTCCTTTAGATCCCGAAAAAATGCAGGAAGGTGCAAATGTGCTAATAGGACATCATGATTTTACCAGTTTCAGAGCAACAATGTGTCAGGCAAAGTCACCTATCATAACAGTGGATAATATTAGGATAATATCCGAGAATTATCCTGAAATTATCATAGAAGTATCCGCACGCTCATTTTTGCATCATATGGTAAGAAATATCGTTGGAACCTTACGCAAAGTTGGAGAAGGGGAATTAACACCCAAAGACGTGCAAAACATTTTAGACGCTAAAAATAGAGCAGCCGCAGAAATGACAGCACCAGCTGATGGGCTTTTTTTATGTAAAGTCGACTATAGTTAA
- a CDS encoding DNA-directed RNA polymerase subunit beta', whose amino-acid sequence MSNFNMFGQSAVDNFDFIKISLASPEAIRSWSYGEVKKPETINYRTFKPERDGLFCARIFGPVKDYECLCGKYKRMKYRGLVCEKCGVEVTTSKVRRDRMGHIELATPVAHIWFLKSLPSRISVLLDIALKDLEKVLYFESYIVVDPGLSPFAAKDLLTEDQYIKAQDDFGEDAFTAMIGAEAVKKMLQDFDLEAIRAELRIELTETSSEIRKKKIVKRLKLVEDFIESNNKPEWMILDAVPVMPPELRPLVMLDGGRFATSDLNELYRRVINRNNRLRRLLDLRAPDIIVRNEKRMLQESVDALFDNGRRGKVIKKADKRPFKSLSDMLKGKQGRFRQNLLGKRVDYSGRSVIVVGPTLKLHQCGLPKKMALELFKPFIYSKLELYGITNTLKSAKRMVEAEKPEVWDILEEVIREHPVLLNRAPTLHRLGIQAFEPLLIEGKAIQLHPLVCAAFNADFDGDQMAVHVPLSLEAQLEARVLMMSTNNILAPSNGKPIIVPSQDIVLGLYYVTMQLDNEPGEGIVFSSMSEIEHALFSGVITLHAKIKCRRTAKSFDGTVMTKVVETTAGRMMVADLLPKDHYVPFEVVNKLLTKKEISNLIDTIYRECGQKNTVIFADRLMQLGFNHACKSGISIGKDDMVVPQSKTQHIDSTLSEIKEFDRQYTEGLITSGEKFNKVIDAWSRCTDKVADDMMKEISAGDKNNTNKNNLQKVNSIYMMAHSGARGSAAQIKQLAGMRGLMAKPSGEIIETPIISNFKEGLSVLEYFNSSHGARKGLADTALKTANSGYLTRRLVDVSQDCIVTEMDCGTTQGIEAKPVIDGGEVVVTLADTILGRTSARDIHHSVTNELIVKAGQLLDERLVEKVEAAGIDSILIRSAITCESASGICATCYGRDLATGSLVSVGEAVGVIAAQSIGEPGTQLTMRTFHIGGAATKSIEISNVDATHDATLKLINRNVVIDSQGKMIVMSRNCELLLIDDNKNEKARFKIPYGSKLYFDDNTKVTKGTRLADWDPYTMPIITEKTGKIQFADLVEGVSMREVVDESTGISSKVITDWKQQSRGTDLRPRINILDDKGNILTLANGLDARYFLPVNSILSVSDNSNIHAGDVIARIPRESTKTRDITGGLPRVVELFEARKPKDHSIISDIDGVVEFGKDYKSKRRITIRPADHDNDPVEYLIPKGKHVTVAEGDFVRKGDMLMDGNPVPHDILRIMGVEALTRYVVNEIQQVYRLQGVKIDDKHIEVVLRQMMQKVEITDGGETTLLAGEQVNKDEFDEINAKAEQQGYRAARAIRVLQGITKASLQTRSFISAASFQDTTRILTEAAVCGKSDKLLGLKENVIVGRLIPAGTGFYVNQVKKVAAQRDVEIINKSKAAKAKEDEEVKTA is encoded by the coding sequence ATGAGCAATTTTAATATGTTCGGCCAGTCAGCTGTTGATAATTTTGATTTTATCAAAATTTCTTTAGCTAGCCCTGAAGCAATTAGATCATGGTCTTATGGTGAGGTAAAAAAACCTGAGACCATTAACTATCGTACTTTCAAACCAGAAAGAGACGGTTTATTCTGTGCGCGTATTTTTGGACCTGTAAAAGATTATGAATGTCTTTGCGGTAAATATAAGCGTATGAAATATCGCGGACTTGTGTGTGAGAAATGTGGTGTGGAAGTAACAACTTCTAAAGTTAGACGTGACAGAATGGGTCATATTGAGCTTGCTACACCAGTTGCACATATTTGGTTTTTAAAGTCCCTTCCATCTAGAATAAGTGTGCTTTTAGATATCGCACTTAAGGATTTGGAAAAAGTTCTTTATTTTGAATCATATATCGTAGTTGATCCTGGTCTTTCTCCATTTGCTGCGAAAGATTTACTTACAGAAGATCAATATATTAAAGCTCAGGATGATTTCGGTGAAGATGCTTTTACTGCAATGATCGGTGCTGAAGCTGTTAAAAAAATGCTTCAGGATTTTGATTTAGAAGCAATAAGGGCAGAGCTTAGAATTGAGCTTACAGAAACTTCTTCTGAAATTAGAAAAAAGAAAATTGTAAAGCGCTTAAAGTTAGTTGAAGATTTCATTGAATCAAATAACAAGCCTGAGTGGATGATTCTGGATGCTGTTCCAGTAATGCCACCAGAATTAAGACCGCTTGTAATGTTAGACGGTGGACGTTTTGCAACAAGTGATCTTAACGAACTTTACAGAAGAGTTATTAACAGAAATAACCGTTTAAGAAGACTTTTAGATTTAAGAGCGCCTGACATTATCGTACGTAACGAAAAAAGAATGCTCCAGGAATCAGTGGACGCATTATTTGATAATGGTCGCCGCGGTAAAGTAATTAAGAAAGCTGACAAAAGACCATTTAAGTCACTTAGTGACATGTTAAAAGGTAAACAAGGTCGTTTCCGTCAGAACTTACTTGGTAAGCGTGTGGACTATTCTGGTCGTTCGGTAATCGTAGTAGGTCCTACACTTAAGTTACACCAGTGCGGTCTTCCAAAGAAAATGGCTTTAGAATTATTCAAACCATTTATTTATTCTAAACTTGAGCTTTATGGTATTACAAATACGCTTAAAAGCGCTAAAAGAATGGTAGAAGCTGAGAAGCCAGAAGTATGGGATATCTTAGAAGAAGTAATTAGGGAACACCCAGTGTTACTTAACCGTGCTCCTACACTCCACAGACTTGGTATTCAGGCATTTGAGCCATTACTTATTGAAGGTAAAGCTATTCAATTACATCCGTTAGTGTGTGCTGCGTTCAACGCGGACTTTGACGGTGATCAGATGGCGGTTCACGTACCATTATCATTAGAAGCGCAGCTTGAGGCACGTGTTCTTATGATGTCTACAAATAATATTCTTGCCCCTTCAAACGGTAAGCCTATTATTGTACCATCTCAGGATATCGTACTTGGTTTGTACTATGTTACAATGCAACTGGATAATGAACCAGGTGAGGGAATTGTATTCTCTTCAATGTCAGAAATTGAGCATGCGCTCTTTAGTGGCGTAATTACTCTTCATGCAAAAATTAAGTGCAGAAGAACAGCTAAATCATTTGATGGCACAGTAATGACTAAAGTAGTAGAGACAACAGCTGGTCGTATGATGGTTGCTGATCTTTTACCTAAAGATCATTATGTTCCATTTGAAGTTGTAAATAAGCTTTTAACAAAGAAAGAAATTTCAAATTTAATTGATACTATCTATCGTGAGTGTGGTCAGAAAAATACAGTAATTTTCGCTGATAGACTTATGCAGTTAGGTTTCAATCACGCTTGTAAATCTGGTATTTCTATCGGTAAAGACGACATGGTTGTACCACAAAGTAAGACACAGCACATTGATAGTACTTTAAGTGAAATTAAAGAATTTGATCGTCAATATACAGAAGGTTTAATTACAAGTGGTGAGAAATTCAACAAAGTAATTGACGCATGGTCACGTTGTACTGATAAAGTAGCGGACGACATGATGAAAGAAATTTCTGCTGGCGATAAAAATAACACTAATAAAAATAACCTCCAGAAAGTAAATTCTATTTACATGATGGCGCACTCAGGTGCGAGGGGTTCTGCAGCTCAGATTAAACAGCTGGCTGGTATGCGTGGTCTTATGGCAAAACCAAGTGGTGAGATTATTGAAACCCCAATTATCTCTAACTTTAAAGAAGGATTATCAGTACTTGAGTACTTTAACTCTTCACACGGTGCGCGTAAAGGTCTTGCGGATACTGCTTTAAAAACAGCAAACTCTGGTTACCTTACAAGAAGGTTAGTAGACGTATCTCAGGATTGTATCGTTACAGAAATGGATTGTGGTACAACACAAGGTATTGAAGCAAAACCAGTTATCGATGGTGGTGAAGTAGTTGTAACTCTCGCTGATACGATTCTCGGTAGAACATCTGCTAGAGATATTCATCATAGCGTAACAAACGAGCTCATTGTAAAAGCTGGTCAGTTACTTGACGAAAGATTAGTAGAAAAAGTAGAAGCTGCTGGTATTGATAGCATCTTAATCCGTTCTGCTATTACTTGTGAAAGCGCAAGCGGTATTTGTGCGACATGTTATGGTCGTGATCTCGCTACAGGTTCGCTTGTAAGCGTAGGTGAAGCTGTTGGTGTAATCGCTGCTCAGTCAATTGGTGAGCCGGGTACACAGCTTACAATGAGAACGTTCCACATTGGTGGTGCTGCGACAAAGAGTATTGAGATCTCTAACGTTGATGCAACTCATGATGCAACATTAAAACTTATTAACCGTAACGTGGTAATTGATAGTCAGGGCAAAATGATTGTAATGAGCCGTAACTGTGAATTATTACTCATCGACGATAATAAGAACGAGAAAGCAAGATTTAAAATCCCTTATGGTTCTAAACTTTACTTTGATGATAATACAAAAGTTACAAAAGGCACAAGACTTGCTGATTGGGATCCATATACCATGCCAATCATTACTGAGAAAACAGGTAAGATTCAGTTCGCTGACCTTGTAGAAGGTGTTTCTATGAGAGAAGTAGTTGATGAATCAACAGGTATCTCAAGTAAAGTAATTACTGACTGGAAACAACAGTCACGTGGTACAGACTTACGTCCAAGAATCAATATTCTTGATGATAAAGGAAATATTCTAACTCTTGCAAATGGTCTTGATGCTAGATATTTCTTGCCTGTAAACTCTATTCTTAGCGTAAGCGATAACAGCAATATCCATGCGGGTGACGTAATTGCAAGGATTCCAAGAGAATCTACCAAAACACGTGATATTACCGGGGGTCTTCCTAGGGTTGTGGAGCTTTTCGAAGCAAGAAAACCTAAAGATCACTCAATCATCAGTGATATCGATGGTGTTGTAGAGTTTGGTAAAGACTATAAGAGCAAAAGAAGAATCACAATCAGACCTGCTGATCATGACAATGATCCGGTTGAATATTTAATTCCAAAAGGTAAGCACGTAACTGTAGCTGAGGGTGACTTTGTTCGTAAAGGTGACATGCTTATGGATGGTAATCCAGTTCCGCATGATATCTTAAGGATTATGGGTGTTGAAGCGCTTACACGTTATGTTGTGAACGAAATTCAACAAGTTTACCGCCTGCAGGGTGTAAAAATCGATGATAAGCACATTGAAGTTGTATTACGTCAAATGATGCAAAAAGTTGAGATTACAGATGGTGGTGAAACAACCTTACTTGCTGGTGAACAGGTGAATAAAGACGAGTTTGATGAAATTAATGCTAAAGCTGAGCAGCAAGGCTATAGAGCTGCTAGAGCTATTAGAGTACTTCAGGGTATTACAAAGGCATCTTTACAGACACGTTCATTTATCTCTGCTGCATCGTTCCAGGATACAACAAGGATTCTTACAGAAGCTGCTGTTTGTGGTAAGAGTGATAAATTACTCGGACTCAAAGAGAACGTAATTGTGGGTAGATTAATACCTGCGGGTACAGGTTTCTATGTAAACCAGGTGAAAAAGGTTGCAGCTCAGCGTGATGTTGAAATCATCAATAAATCTAAGGCTGCTAAAGCTAAAGAAGATGAAGAAGTTAAAACAGCGTAA
- a CDS encoding kinase, whose translation MIISKTPFRVSFFGGGTDYHTWYQEHGGQVLSTTIDHYCYLNCRLLPPFFTHNSRVVWSKIEEVIENGEIAHPVINAVLKLLNIDLGVEVHHQGDLPARSGIGSSSTFTVGFLNSMYNVFGYSPSKKQLADEAIYIERQHLKESVGIQDQIAAAYGGFNHIKINTDGSYNVIPVDLSEERKEELNSNLLLFFTGVSRFSSEIASKKIDSIPNKYQELSTMSQMVDEGMKILNSNTDLEQFGKLLHESWILKRSLSESVSTIFIDEIYETAMKHGATGGKILGAGGGGFILFYVKPEFQANVMKALKNLLYIPFGFDKDGAQVIFNHHHKYKRSELIRQMNLNVNLNNINDLLLETARG comes from the coding sequence GTGATAATAAGTAAAACACCTTTTAGAGTTTCCTTTTTTGGTGGCGGTACAGATTACCACACATGGTATCAGGAACATGGCGGACAAGTATTATCTACCACTATCGATCACTACTGTTATTTGAATTGCAGATTGCTTCCACCTTTTTTTACGCATAACTCTAGGGTTGTATGGTCGAAAATCGAAGAAGTTATTGAGAATGGTGAAATTGCCCATCCAGTAATCAATGCTGTTTTAAAACTCTTAAATATCGATCTTGGTGTTGAAGTACACCATCAGGGTGATTTACCTGCTCGTTCTGGCATAGGATCAAGTTCAACATTTACAGTGGGGTTTTTAAACTCTATGTATAATGTTTTTGGCTATAGCCCTTCAAAAAAACAATTAGCTGATGAAGCAATATATATTGAACGTCAACACCTTAAAGAAAGTGTAGGTATTCAGGATCAGATTGCTGCAGCTTACGGTGGCTTCAATCACATTAAAATTAACACTGACGGCAGCTATAACGTTATTCCTGTAGATTTATCTGAAGAAAGAAAAGAAGAGCTTAATAGTAATTTATTATTATTCTTTACTGGTGTATCCAGATTTTCTTCAGAAATTGCCTCGAAAAAAATAGATTCAATACCAAATAAATATCAAGAATTATCTACTATGTCACAAATGGTAGACGAAGGAATGAAAATTTTAAATTCAAACACGGATTTAGAACAGTTTGGAAAATTACTACATGAAAGCTGGATACTAAAGCGATCTTTATCAGAATCTGTTAGCACAATTTTTATTGATGAAATCTATGAAACTGCAATGAAACACGGAGCTACAGGCGGCAAAATTTTAGGTGCAGGTGGTGGCGGATTTATCCTGTTTTATGTAAAACCTGAATTTCAGGCAAACGTTATGAAAGCGCTTAAAAATTTATTATATATACCTTTTGGGTTTGATAAAGATGGCGCTCAGGTAATATTTAATCATCATCACAAATACAAACGCTCGGAATTAATTCGTCAGATGAATTTAAATGTAAACCTTAATAACATTAATGATTTATTGCTGGAAACAGCAAGAGGTTAA
- a CDS encoding exodeoxyribonuclease VII small subunit encodes MTKSYTPDEINNMSFEQALTELEAIVKNLEGGKNSLDYLIQNFEYANMLKKHCSEKLDTAKLKIQKITGLNEAESN; translated from the coding sequence ATGACTAAATCATATACACCAGATGAAATTAATAACATGAGTTTTGAGCAAGCTTTAACAGAGCTTGAAGCAATTGTAAAAAACTTAGAAGGTGGTAAAAACTCTCTTGATTATCTTATCCAAAATTTTGAATATGCAAACATGCTTAAAAAGCACTGTAGTGAAAAGTTAGATACAGCAAAACTTAAAATTCAAAAAATTACAGGGCTTAATGAAGCAGAAAGTAATTAA
- a CDS encoding phosphoheptose isomerase, protein MNHAHTIKEQIAATSYLINQVAQSEEIINTASQIADEIIASLEDGGKIIFAGNGGSAADSQHLAAEFVSKLCTDRNPLPGIAITTDTSAITAIGNDYGYEQIFARQLQAIGKSGDIFFAITTSGNSKNIIEAIKVAKKMGIKVIGLTGATGGAIANMCDYIIKIPSPDTAKVQECHIMIGHIICMIVENFYLAKENHIELQSVGA, encoded by the coding sequence ATGAACCACGCTCACACCATAAAAGAACAAATTGCGGCAACAAGTTATTTAATTAATCAGGTTGCACAATCTGAAGAAATTATCAATACCGCTTCTCAAATAGCCGATGAAATAATAGCATCTCTTGAAGATGGCGGAAAAATTATTTTTGCAGGAAATGGTGGTAGCGCAGCAGATTCGCAACATTTAGCAGCTGAATTTGTAAGTAAACTTTGTACAGACAGAAACCCGCTTCCTGGTATTGCAATTACAACAGATACATCTGCAATCACAGCTATCGGTAATGACTATGGATATGAGCAGATATTTGCAAGACAACTTCAGGCTATAGGTAAAAGCGGAGACATATTTTTTGCGATTACAACATCAGGAAATTCCAAGAATATTATTGAGGCAATAAAAGTTGCTAAAAAAATGGGTATCAAAGTTATAGGTCTTACTGGAGCAACAGGTGGTGCTATAGCTAATATGTGCGACTACATTATCAAAATTCCATCACCTGATACTGCAAAAGTCCAGGAATGCCATATTATGATTGGTCATATTATTTGTATGATTGTTGAGAATTTTTACTTAGCTAAAGAAAATCATATTGAATTACAATCAGTAGGAGCTTAA